Genomic segment of Paenibacillus sp. FSL R5-0912:
ATCCCCTTCCATTTCAGCATACCGGAGGCTGGATAGGCAAGACCTAATCTCACCTATGCATTCATATCTTCACAAAAAAACTGATGGAGGCCTATGTCATGGCTCCAATCAGTCTTGTGTTATTTCTATGCTATTTGGCGGGTGTATGCTCTGCTGCCTGCCCGGCATGACTAGAGGAATTCAGCAAGACGAGCCCCCCGATAATGGTAAGCAGACTAATGCCGGTGAGCAGGTTGAAGGGATCCTTCCAGATCAGGATACCGATGAGTGCAGTCAGCGCCGTTCCCACACCTGACCAGATGGCATAAGCCAGGCTTAACGGTATGGTTCGGAGACTAATGGACAAGCTGTAAAAGGCCACACCCATTCCAATCACTACCCCGATAGACGGCAGCACACTGCTGAATCCGTCGGAGAGCTTGAGCATTGTCGTGCCAAAGATTTCCGAGAGGATGGCAATACTTAGTGCTAGATAACTTTTCACAGTTCAACCCTCCGTTGAAAGCTTCAGGAGCACCACACCGCCAATGATGAGGAGCAGTCCTGCTACTTTTTTGACATTCAGACTTTCTTTATAGACCAGTACGCCAACCAATGCGGTTAACGCCGTTCCCACACCCGACCAGATGGCATAAGCCGTCCCGAGGGGGATCTCCTTCAGCGCGAGTGACAGATTGAAGAACGCCAGCCCCATGCCGGCGACCACCGCAATGGATGGAAGCAGTCTTTTGAACCCGTTCGATGCCTTAAGCATGGAGCTGCCGAAGACCTCACTCACAATAGCTAACGACAATAATACATAAGAATTCACTTGGGTTGCCTCCTAATTAATCATCTCCAGCAATTTGCTGACGACCTTGTCCCGCATTTCACCGCTGATTTCACCGATTCCAAATACCTCCGATAACCACAGGCCGTCTACAGCCAGCCGGACAATCGAGGAGATCACCGGATCAAGTCCATCGTTCTCCATGTTCTGCTGCCAGACCGAGT
This window contains:
- a CDS encoding DMT family transporter; translation: MKSYLALSIAILSEIFGTTMLKLSDGFSSVLPSIGVVIGMGVAFYSLSISLRTIPLSLAYAIWSGVGTALTALIGILIWKDPFNLLTGISLLTIIGGLVLLNSSSHAGQAAEHTPAK
- a CDS encoding DMT family transporter, with protein sequence MNSYVLLSLAIVSEVFGSSMLKASNGFKRLLPSIAVVAGMGLAFFNLSLALKEIPLGTAYAIWSGVGTALTALVGVLVYKESLNVKKVAGLLLIIGGVVLLKLSTEG